A single region of the Micropterus dolomieu isolate WLL.071019.BEF.003 ecotype Adirondacks linkage group LG18, ASM2129224v1, whole genome shotgun sequence genome encodes:
- the LOC123956313 gene encoding dynein axonemal heavy chain 12-like, translated as MKGVSADCTDLVKFLILRGSWVNQKGHYGRCPLHKASGLGKAALVTLLLQAGAQPDPRCNLGLMPLTLAAQGGHMEGMKILLSRGTDIQSQGQDKESILYEASLSGDPSVIRHLLDNGADANIIQHTGRMPIHSVARQGYLEALKLLIPVTSIKEVNNSGMSPLHSAAAGGHPHCIKALLDAGYDPNYMLHPWVQRSYDDERKSALFFAVSNNDVPSAKLLLEGGAMANQDPIKCLQVALRLGNYELIDLLLRFGANVNYYCKVNTTHFPSALQYALKDEVVLRMLCNYGYDVGRCFDCPYGSGSHIPEGYEGWTNSVIKDSLFCEVITVSWLKHLSGQMVRILLDYVDHVTLCSKLKAAVMEQKQWPDICRLQENVRCLQHLCRLRIRCCLGRRRLRLPFFMSFLPLPGRLKDYILYREYDLYGRQSNCTAASQEHGSSKVTCKVTCAIIIALHTESFTGKRIAASKMHLNQSFIRSSRTSKSKVQLL; from the exons ACTGCACTGACCTAGTGAAATTCCTGATCCTGCGGGGCTCCTGGGTGAACCAGAAGGGCCACTACGGTCGCTGTCCCCTCCACAAGGCCTCGGGGCTGGGCAAAGCGGCGCTGGtgactctgctgctgcaggcCGGAGCACAGCCAGACCCTCGCTGCAACTTAGGCCTCATGCCGCTGACACTGGCCGCTCAGGGAGGACACATGGAGGGGATGAAGATTCTACTGAGTAGAG GGACGGACATCCAGTCCCAGGGACAGGACAAAGAATCCATCTTGTACGAGGCATCTTTGTCTGGAGATCCATCTGTCATACGTCATTTGCTGGACAACGGCGCCGACGCCAACATCATCCAACATACAGGACGCATGCCGATTCACAGTGTTGCACGCCAAGGATACCTGGA AGCTCTGAAGTTGCTGATTCCAGTCACTTCTATCAAAGAAGTAAATAACAGTGGGATGAGTCCTCTacactctgctgctgcaggaggacACCCACACTGCATCAAG GCCTTGCTGGATGCAGGTTATGACCCAAACTATATGCTCCATCCCTGGGTTCAACGTAGCTATGACGACGAGAGGAAGTCTGCGCTCTTCTTCGCAGTCTCCAATAATGACGTGCCATCAGCCAAACTGCTGCTGGAGGGCGGGGCCATGGCCAACCAAGACCCAATCAAATGTCTTCAg GTTGCACTGCGTTTGGGAAACTATGAGCTGATTGATCTGTTGCTGAGGTTTGGAGCCAACGTCAACTATTACTGCAAAGTAAACACAACACACTTCCCTTCCGCTCTGCAGTACGCGCTCAAAGACGAG GTGGTCCTCAGGATGCTGTGTAACTATGGTTATGATGTGGGGCGCTGCTTTGACTGTCCCTATGGCAGCGGCTCCCACATCCCTGAAGGCTATGAGGGATGGACCAACTCTGTGATCAAAGACAGCTTG TTCTGTGAGGTGATCACTGTCTCCTGGCTGAAGCACCTCTCAGGTCAGATGGTTCGCATCCTGTTGGACTACGTGGATCATGTGACTTTGTGCTCCAAGCTGAAGGCGGCTGTGATGGAACAGAAGCAGTGGCCCGACATCTGTAGGCTGCAAG agAACGTCCGTTGTCTGCAGCATCTCTGTCGTCTGCGGATACGTTGTTGTCTTGGTCGCCGGCGTCTCCGGTTGCCCTTCTTCATGAGCTTCCTGCCATTGCCTGGGCGACTGAAGGACTACATCCTGTACCGGGAGTACGATCTGTACGGCCGGCAGAGCAACTGCACAGCAGCAAGTCAGG AACATGGTTCTTCCAAGGTTACCTGCAAGGTAACATGTGCCATCATCATTGCTTTGCACACAGAGAGCTTCACAGGCAAAAGAATTGCTGCTAGTAAGATGCACCTAAATCAATCATTTATCAGATCATCGAGAACTTCAAAGAGTAAGGTTCAGTTGTTATAA